A genomic window from Candidatus Deferrimicrobium borealis includes:
- the cysS gene encoding cysteine--tRNA ligase: MGLSLYDSASRGIIPFEPADPARVRIYTCGPTVYRYAHIGNLRAYLLTDLLVRTLRFLGYGTFAVQNITDMGHMHQELLEAGEDKVIAAARAAGKSGREIARFFTEAYFRDCRRMAFLPADAYPRASEHVPEMIALVRALEERGAVYGEGGYLYFDVTKAPGYGIFSGARLGEGEVAERTDETIHRRKKRPEDFVLWMPAEPGREFQWDSPWGRGWPGWHSECAAMAIRHLGPEFDVHVGGADLRFPHHENSRAVAMTATGKKFAALWLHAAHLLVDGRKMSKSAGNEYTLEDLAARPRSPGRGYSPADFRYYCLTLHYSSPMNFTWEGQEAAARARSRLKAAFRRAARQSTPGEDAADALRAEFRGAISDDLNTPRALAIVHKAVRSGIGGDAVRALATEWDAVTGVGLFSEADVDREVDGDREGGASVPPAEVASMARERETRRRAGDYPAADALRDKIRVAGYDVVDGPEGIPFLRKMEGTRRR; the protein is encoded by the coding sequence GTGGGACTATCCCTGTACGACAGCGCATCCCGGGGGATCATCCCCTTCGAACCCGCCGATCCTGCGCGGGTCCGCATCTACACCTGCGGCCCCACCGTCTACCGGTACGCCCACATCGGGAACCTCCGTGCGTACCTCCTCACCGACCTTCTCGTCCGCACCCTGCGCTTCCTCGGGTACGGCACCTTCGCCGTCCAGAACATCACGGACATGGGGCACATGCACCAGGAGCTGCTGGAGGCGGGCGAGGACAAGGTGATCGCCGCCGCCCGCGCGGCCGGGAAGTCGGGCCGGGAGATCGCGCGGTTCTTCACGGAGGCCTACTTCAGGGACTGCCGCAGGATGGCGTTCCTCCCGGCGGACGCCTATCCGCGGGCCTCGGAGCACGTTCCGGAGATGATCGCCCTCGTGCGTGCGCTCGAGGAACGAGGGGCCGTCTACGGGGAGGGCGGGTACCTTTACTTCGACGTGACGAAAGCGCCCGGGTACGGGATCTTCTCCGGGGCCCGCCTCGGGGAGGGAGAGGTCGCGGAGCGTACGGACGAGACGATCCATCGGCGCAAGAAGCGCCCGGAGGACTTTGTCCTCTGGATGCCCGCCGAGCCGGGGCGGGAGTTCCAGTGGGACAGCCCCTGGGGGAGGGGATGGCCCGGTTGGCACTCGGAGTGCGCGGCGATGGCGATCAGGCATCTCGGTCCGGAATTCGATGTCCACGTCGGAGGAGCCGACCTCCGCTTCCCGCACCACGAGAACTCCCGGGCGGTGGCGATGACCGCGACGGGGAAAAAGTTCGCGGCTCTGTGGCTGCACGCCGCGCACCTGCTGGTCGACGGGAGGAAGATGTCCAAGTCCGCCGGGAACGAGTACACGCTGGAGGATCTCGCCGCCCGCCCCCGGTCTCCCGGAAGAGGGTACTCCCCGGCAGATTTCCGGTACTACTGTCTCACGCTCCACTACTCCTCGCCGATGAACTTCACCTGGGAGGGGCAGGAGGCGGCCGCCCGGGCGCGCTCCCGCCTGAAGGCCGCGTTCCGCAGGGCGGCGCGGCAATCGACACCGGGAGAGGACGCCGCGGACGCGTTGAGAGCGGAATTCCGCGGCGCGATTTCGGACGACCTGAACACGCCGCGCGCTCTCGCCATCGTCCACAAGGCGGTCCGATCGGGGATCGGGGGGGACGCGGTCCGGGCGCTCGCAACGGAGTGGGACGCGGTCACCGGCGTGGGCCTGTTCTCCGAAGCGGACGTCGATCGCGAGGTCGACGGCGACCGCGAAGGAGGGGCTTCGGTGCCCCCGGCCGAGGTCGCGTCGATGGCGCGGGAACGGGAGACCCGAAGGCGGGCGGGCGATTACCCGGCGGCGGATGCGCTGCGGGATAAGATCCGCGTCGCGGGGTACGATGTCGTGGACGGGCCGGAGGGGATCCCGTTTCTTCGAAAAATGGAGGGTACCCGCAGGAGGTGA
- a CDS encoding ferritin family protein: MLDLNEIEILQVALAHEERARAFYVRMADRHDDSTARDLFLFLSREEEGHIRRLTSRYGIQEFEKTWEEKSLPYLIDLDRLAWEEGVGTQVTTGPEAVRRGLGIARKAETHAIAFYAEARKVVEDPSTETLLAELEGEERNHLAKIEGYLADLPPAPH; encoded by the coding sequence ATGCTCGACCTGAATGAGATCGAAATCCTGCAGGTGGCCCTTGCGCACGAGGAGCGGGCCCGGGCCTTCTACGTCCGGATGGCGGACCGGCATGACGACTCCACGGCGAGGGACCTCTTCCTCTTCCTCTCCAGGGAGGAAGAGGGGCACATCCGGCGGCTCACGTCGCGGTACGGGATCCAGGAGTTCGAGAAGACGTGGGAAGAGAAATCCCTCCCCTACCTCATCGACCTCGACCGCCTCGCGTGGGAAGAGGGCGTGGGCACGCAGGTCACGACCGGCCCCGAGGCGGTGCGTCGGGGATTGGGGATCGCCCGCAAGGCCGAAACGCACGCGATCGCCTTCTACGCCGAGGCGAGGAAGGTCGTGGAGGATCCATCGACGGAAACGCTCCTCGCCGAGCTGGAAGGGGAGGAGCGGAATCACCTTGCGAAGATCGAGGGGTATCTCGCAGACCTTCCGCCCGCTCCCCACTGA
- the nifU gene encoding Fe-S cluster assembly scaffold protein NifU, with product MAAGPYSEKVMDHFMNPRNVGEIESADGVGEVGNPACGDMMRLYLKIDGGKVVDAKFRTFGCGAAIASSSMLTEMIKGKSVDEARAITNQHVADALDGLPAVKIHCSVMAEQAVKSALDDYVKKHAG from the coding sequence ATGGCGGCGGGACCCTATAGCGAAAAGGTGATGGACCACTTCATGAACCCCCGGAACGTGGGGGAGATCGAGAGCGCCGACGGCGTCGGCGAGGTCGGCAACCCCGCCTGCGGCGACATGATGCGCCTCTACCTCAAGATCGACGGCGGGAAGGTCGTCGACGCGAAGTTCCGGACGTTCGGGTGCGGGGCGGCGATCGCCTCCAGCTCGATGCTGACGGAGATGATCAAGGGGAAGTCCGTGGACGAGGCCCGTGCGATCACGAACCAGCACGTCGCGGACGCGCTCGACGGGCTGCCGGCCGTCAAGATCCATTGCTCCGTGATGGCGGAACAGGCGGTGAAATCCGCCCTCGACGATTACGTCAAGAAGCACGCGGGCTGA
- a CDS encoding cysteine desulfurase, with translation MTKAFFDHISTTPLDPRVFEAMRPYFLDRYGNPSSHIHDQGQMGLRAVDQARGEVAALIGAKPGEIVFTSGATESNNLAVLGAAEGAGAGKRHVVVSDVEHFSVMNALIPLRNAGYEVTILPVDRDGVVDPDTVRKALRADTALLSVMHANSEIGTIEPVGPIGRIAKEAGVTFHVDATASAGHIPLDVREIPADLVTLSAHNFYGPKGAGALYLREGTKVAPRAFGGFQEMGYRAGTENVPAVVGMGAAAVLAGREMGAWAGHLSLLGKDLWDGLAVIPMLHYTGHPSERLPGHVSFWVEHVEGESLLLFLNMKGVMAASGSACSSNLRGHDEEDLVASPVLRAIGVPSDICTGSITFSLGKGNTADEVRLALDAMPGIVERLREMSPTYLDYQKQRIQGG, from the coding sequence ATGACGAAGGCCTTTTTCGACCATATATCGACCACCCCCCTCGACCCCCGCGTCTTCGAGGCGATGCGTCCGTACTTCCTCGATCGGTACGGCAACCCATCCTCGCACATCCACGACCAGGGGCAGATGGGGCTGCGGGCGGTCGACCAGGCGAGGGGCGAGGTCGCGGCGCTGATCGGGGCGAAGCCGGGAGAGATCGTCTTCACCTCGGGGGCCACCGAGTCGAACAACCTCGCCGTCCTCGGCGCGGCGGAGGGCGCGGGCGCCGGGAAGCGGCACGTCGTCGTGTCGGACGTAGAGCACTTTTCCGTGATGAACGCATTGATCCCGCTGCGCAACGCGGGGTACGAGGTGACGATCCTTCCCGTGGACCGGGACGGCGTGGTCGATCCCGACACCGTCCGGAAGGCGCTTCGGGCCGACACGGCGCTCCTTTCGGTGATGCACGCCAACTCCGAGATCGGCACGATCGAGCCGGTCGGGCCGATCGGCAGGATCGCCAAGGAGGCGGGAGTCACGTTCCACGTCGACGCCACCGCCTCGGCGGGGCATATCCCTTTGGACGTGCGGGAGATCCCCGCGGATCTCGTGACTCTCTCGGCGCACAATTTCTACGGACCGAAAGGGGCCGGTGCATTGTACCTCCGCGAGGGGACGAAGGTGGCGCCGCGGGCGTTCGGCGGGTTCCAGGAGATGGGGTACCGCGCCGGGACCGAAAATGTCCCCGCCGTGGTGGGGATGGGCGCGGCGGCGGTCCTCGCGGGTCGGGAGATGGGGGCGTGGGCCGGGCACCTCTCCCTCCTCGGGAAGGACTTGTGGGACGGCCTGGCGGTGATCCCGATGCTCCACTACACCGGGCATCCGTCCGAACGTCTTCCCGGGCACGTCTCCTTCTGGGTGGAGCATGTCGAGGGGGAGTCGCTCCTTCTGTTCCTCAACATGAAGGGGGTCATGGCCGCGTCCGGATCCGCGTGCAGCTCCAACCTGCGGGGGCACGACGAGGAGGATCTCGTCGCCTCTCCCGTCCTCCGGGCGATCGGCGTGCCGAGCGACATCTGCACCGGGTCGATCACCTTCAGCCTCGGGAAGGGGAACACCGCGGACGAGGTCCGTTTGGCCCTCGACGCGATGCCCGGCATCGTGGAACGGCTCAGGGAGATGTCCCCGACGTATCTCGACTACCAGAAGCAGCGAATCCAGGGAGGATGA
- a CDS encoding TlpA family protein disulfide reductase: MKRGTFSRNGIGAVPLFLALIVVLAGLLLIYRNWQQEREVTKVEPGTAAWPSGSRTAPPFSLKDTNGNIYSSAQLAGKPVVINFFATWCPPCREEIPGFVEVYNKHKGKGFELIGISLDTDSRENMPGFIMNNKVEYRILFGDLDTARAYGGVAALPTTFFVGKDGEIKNIHVGYIGKDAFDKEVMKLL; the protein is encoded by the coding sequence ATGAAGAGGGGTACGTTTTCTCGAAATGGGATCGGGGCGGTTCCGCTCTTCCTGGCGTTGATCGTTGTGCTGGCGGGACTCTTACTGATATACCGGAATTGGCAACAGGAACGTGAAGTTACGAAAGTCGAACCGGGAACGGCGGCGTGGCCTTCCGGGTCGAGAACCGCTCCACCGTTCTCCCTCAAGGACACGAACGGGAACATCTACTCCTCCGCCCAGCTCGCCGGGAAACCGGTGGTCATCAACTTCTTCGCGACCTGGTGCCCCCCCTGCCGGGAGGAGATCCCCGGCTTCGTCGAGGTGTACAACAAACACAAGGGGAAGGGGTTCGAGTTGATCGGCATCTCGCTCGACACCGACTCACGGGAGAACATGCCGGGATTCATCATGAACAACAAGGTCGAATACAGGATACTGTTCGGGGACTTGGACACCGCCCGGGCGTACGGCGGGGTCGCCGCGCTCCCGACCACCTTCTTCGTCGGAAAGGACGGGGAGATCAAGAACATCCACGTCGGCTACATCGGCAAAGACGCCTTCGACAAGGAAGTGATGAAGCTGTTGTAG
- a CDS encoding 4Fe-4S binding protein, producing the protein MAYKITEECIACGACVPECPVQCISEGDPIYKIDAGTCTDCAACAGVCPTAACVPA; encoded by the coding sequence ATGGCGTACAAAATCACGGAGGAGTGCATCGCCTGTGGCGCATGCGTGCCGGAATGCCCCGTCCAGTGCATCTCGGAGGGGGACCCGATCTACAAGATCGACGCCGGCACGTGCACGGATTGCGCGGCGTGCGCGGGGGTGTGCCCTACCGCGGCGTGCGTTCCGGCGTAA
- a CDS encoding NifU family protein produces MRPEVEKVLNSIRPALQADGGDVELVDIDGGVVKVRLMGACGGCPMAQMTLKGGIEAALKERIPAVERVESV; encoded by the coding sequence GTGAGACCAGAAGTAGAGAAAGTGCTGAACAGCATTCGCCCCGCCCTCCAGGCCGATGGGGGAGACGTGGAACTCGTCGACATCGACGGCGGCGTGGTGAAGGTGCGCCTGATGGGCGCATGCGGCGGTTGCCCGATGGCACAAATGACGTTGAAGGGTGGCATCGAGGCGGCTCTCAAGGAACGGATTCCGGCCGTCGAACGGGTGGAATCCGTATAA
- a CDS encoding CBS and ACT domain-containing protein, with the protein MNVAKRMKRNPVFVDEGDSMKKAMDLLKEHQIRHLPVLKDGERLVGILSEQDIKQASPSPATALEIREIYYLLDKIKVKQIMTRRPYTISSRAPIEEAALIIREKKIGCLPVVDDGKLVGILTETDIIDSFIEAMGVNGPGYRLELVLQNRPGKLLELLKLLKDFEANVVSVATAAHEDPGKIINVLRIEARNYKVVKAAIRKSGFDILSAD; encoded by the coding sequence ATGAACGTCGCCAAGCGGATGAAGCGGAACCCCGTGTTCGTCGACGAGGGGGACTCGATGAAGAAGGCGATGGACCTGCTGAAGGAACACCAGATCCGTCACCTCCCCGTCCTGAAAGACGGCGAGCGGCTCGTCGGTATCCTCTCGGAGCAGGACATCAAGCAGGCGTCCCCTTCCCCGGCGACCGCCCTCGAGATCCGGGAGATCTACTACCTTCTCGACAAGATCAAGGTGAAGCAGATCATGACGCGGCGGCCGTACACCATTTCCTCCAGGGCCCCGATCGAGGAGGCGGCCCTGATCATCCGGGAGAAGAAGATCGGTTGCCTGCCCGTCGTGGACGACGGGAAACTCGTCGGGATCCTCACGGAAACCGACATCATCGACAGCTTCATCGAGGCGATGGGCGTGAACGGGCCGGGCTACCGGCTCGAGCTTGTGCTTCAGAACAGGCCCGGAAAGCTTCTCGAACTCCTCAAGTTGCTCAAGGATTTCGAAGCGAACGTCGTCTCGGTGGCGACGGCGGCGCACGAGGACCCGGGAAAGATCATCAATGTCCTTCGGATCGAGGCCAGGAACTACAAGGTGGTGAAGGCCGCGATCAGGAAGTCGGGGTTCGATATCCTTTCCGCCGATTGA
- a CDS encoding LysM peptidoglycan-binding domain-containing protein, with protein MIPARLLPVALLLAAMLPGAASAQDGEDPPRIFLEKKVYSDTADGKQSFFETYTVEKGDTLWKIFQRSEPLTPDRYAENLKEFRRANPKVADPSRIAPGQKLLVPSGGRPKTMDDGKTTDYVVMRGDSLSKILFSRDVPRREWKKYLDAIREINSSVTDVNRILAGKTLHLPTEGYFTQALPPAEPEMAIAVANPVKETIAPEPSEPPAPALTRDIAAGPGTDALAAGKPEAELLVPKPVPPAASVVETGKANPAEEVVTPPARSPYRGLLSDLFLAIGEKWVDRGTMYLPLPSGGDVVLQLSDFPAVRFSGGAEALIDFRGGIPPRVANAISSQWKSLRVVSLADAGGAGDRIDRILRVSGYHSVKEGISRPLVMGETVSVALPARWVIQRTEGSLLSGDLILLKEVPEKPDPDLLAVLRYARRIGLRVLPYADDPNAMEGFLVGIQEDASIREIPVALTVPKAGGLPAVDFGLSFLGIAARAGERLHVGVEGGAFRLVVAPERLFEAGGKKYVVDTGRMSPAIRSILRESGYAVFMAGKDVSGREIFQRLMKAAGIVPEERKEYLLTGGAEAGFEIRVTGAFFSLPGPSSGTGRRIVIVHRKIHSATRALLGDLGVEIVEW; from the coding sequence TTGATCCCGGCGCGCCTCCTTCCCGTCGCGCTCCTTCTGGCCGCGATGCTGCCCGGCGCGGCGTCGGCCCAGGATGGGGAAGATCCCCCCCGGATCTTCCTCGAGAAGAAGGTCTATTCCGACACCGCGGACGGGAAGCAGAGTTTCTTCGAGACGTACACCGTGGAGAAGGGGGACACGCTCTGGAAGATCTTCCAGCGGAGCGAGCCCCTCACTCCGGACCGGTACGCGGAGAACCTCAAGGAATTCCGGCGAGCCAACCCGAAGGTCGCCGACCCGTCGCGGATCGCGCCAGGTCAGAAACTCCTCGTTCCGTCCGGCGGAAGACCGAAGACGATGGACGACGGGAAGACGACCGACTATGTCGTGATGCGGGGAGATTCGCTTTCGAAGATACTTTTTTCCCGCGACGTTCCGCGCCGGGAGTGGAAGAAGTACCTCGACGCGATCCGGGAGATCAACTCGTCGGTCACGGACGTGAACCGTATCCTCGCCGGGAAGACGCTCCATCTTCCGACGGAAGGGTACTTCACGCAAGCGTTGCCGCCGGCGGAGCCGGAAATGGCGATTGCCGTCGCCAACCCGGTGAAGGAAACGATTGCCCCGGAACCGTCGGAGCCCCCCGCGCCGGCGTTGACGCGCGACATCGCCGCCGGCCCGGGCACGGACGCCCTGGCCGCCGGAAAACCGGAGGCGGAGCTGCTGGTTCCCAAGCCTGTCCCCCCGGCCGCGTCGGTCGTGGAGACGGGGAAGGCGAACCCCGCGGAGGAGGTCGTCACCCCTCCGGCACGGTCTCCGTACCGGGGGCTCCTGTCGGACCTCTTCCTTGCGATCGGAGAAAAGTGGGTCGATCGCGGAACGATGTACCTTCCTCTCCCTTCCGGGGGGGACGTGGTGCTGCAACTGTCCGATTTCCCCGCCGTGCGATTCTCCGGGGGAGCGGAGGCGCTCATCGATTTCCGCGGCGGCATCCCGCCCCGCGTTGCGAATGCGATTTCCTCCCAATGGAAATCGCTCCGGGTGGTCTCTCTCGCCGACGCGGGCGGCGCGGGGGATCGGATCGACCGGATTCTGCGCGTGTCGGGGTACCATTCCGTGAAAGAGGGGATCTCCCGCCCCTTGGTGATGGGCGAAACCGTTTCGGTCGCGCTCCCCGCGCGCTGGGTCATCCAGCGGACCGAGGGCAGTCTCCTCTCCGGCGACCTCATCCTGCTGAAAGAGGTCCCGGAAAAGCCCGATCCCGACCTCCTCGCCGTCCTTCGGTACGCCCGCCGCATCGGGCTTCGCGTCCTCCCCTACGCCGACGACCCGAACGCGATGGAAGGGTTCCTCGTGGGCATCCAGGAGGATGCGTCGATCCGGGAGATCCCTGTGGCCCTCACGGTTCCGAAGGCGGGCGGGCTCCCGGCGGTCGATTTCGGGCTCTCCTTCCTCGGGATCGCCGCCAGGGCCGGGGAGCGTCTGCACGTGGGGGTGGAGGGGGGCGCCTTCCGGCTCGTGGTTGCGCCCGAGCGCCTCTTCGAGGCCGGCGGGAAGAAGTACGTCGTCGATACGGGGAGGATGTCCCCCGCGATCCGCTCGATCCTCCGGGAGTCGGGGTACGCCGTCTTCATGGCGGGAAAGGACGTTTCCGGCAGGGAGATTTTCCAGCGCCTGATGAAGGCGGCGGGAATCGTGCCGGAAGAGCGTAAGGAGTACCTGCTGACGGGGGGTGCGGAGGCGGGATTCGAGATTCGGGTCACGGGCGCGTTCTTTTCCCTGCCAGGTCCCTCGAGCGGAACGGGACGAAGAATTGTGATCGTTCACAGGAAAATTCACTCGGCCACCCGGGCGCTGCTCGGAGACTTGGGTGTGGAAATCGTCGAGTGGTAG